A window of the Brassica oleracea var. oleracea cultivar TO1000 chromosome C1, BOL, whole genome shotgun sequence genome harbors these coding sequences:
- the LOC106312346 gene encoding beta-galactosidase 12 isoform X2, translated as MWRNTSKDHEFGLCVKKELRLLMQFSPSHSPQIMANKRPTALHPAISSHPAFFSPVLLRLYQTTVSSSLKAMVTYDHKAVIINGQRRILLSGSIHYPRSTPEMWPDLIQKAKDGGLDVIQTYVFWNGHEPSPGQYYFEDRYDLVKFVKLVQQAGLYVHLRIGPYVCAEWNFGGFPVWLKYVPGMAFRTDNEPFKAAMQKFTEKIVGMMKEEKLFETQGGPIILSQIENEYGPIEWEIGAPGKAYTKWAAQMAEGLSTGVPWIMCKQDDAPDSIINTCNGYYCENFKPNSDNKPKMWTENWTGWFSEFGGAVPYRPAEDIAFSVARFIQNGGSFINYYMYHGGTNFDRTAGEFMATSYDYDAPLDEYGLPREPKYSHLTKLHKVIKLCEPALVSVDPTVTSLGDKQEAHVFKSKSSCAAFLSNYNTSSAARVSFGGATYDLPPWSVSILPNCKTEYYNTAKVRTPSIQMKMVPTNTQLSWGSYSEEIPSPNYNGTFAKDGLVEQISITRDKTDYFWYLTDITISADEKFLKTGEDPLLTIGSAGHALSVFVNGQFVGTAYGSLEKPKLTFSQKIKLAAGVNKLALLSIAVGLPNVGLHYETRNTGVLGPVTLEGVNSGTWDMSKWKWSYKIGTKGEALSIHTVTGSSTVEWKEGTLVAKKQPLTWYKSTFDTPAGNEPLALDMNTMGKGQVWINGQNIGRHWPAYKARGKCDRCSYAGTFNEKKCLSNCGEASQRWYHVPRSWLKPSANLIVVLEEWGGDPNGISLVRRTSKKIASESIFSG; from the exons ATGTGGCGTAATACATCAAAGGATCATGAGTTTGGACTCTGTGTGAAGAAGGAACTTCGTCTTTTGATGCAGTTCTCTCCCAGTCATAGTCCACAAATTATG GCAAATAAGAGACCGACTGCTCTTCATCCAGCCATCTCCTCGCATCCAGCCTTCTTTTCTCCAGTTCTTCTTCGCTTGTACCAGACCACCGTGAGCTCTTCTC TTAAAGCAATGGTCACTTACGATCATAAAGCCGTGATCATCAATGGTCAGAGAAGGATCCTTCTATCTGGCTCCATTCACTACCCAAGAAGCACACCTGAG ATGTGGCCTGATCTTATACAGAAGGCCAAAGATGGAGGCTTGGATGTGATACAGACTTACGTTTTCTGGAATGGGCATGAACCTTCTCCTGGACAA TACTATTTTGAGGACAGATATGATCTGGTTAAGTTCGTTAAGCTGGTACAACAAGCTGGTCTGTATGTTCATCTCAGAATTGGTCCTTACGTTTGTGCCGAATGGAACTTTGG AGGGTTTCCTGTTTGGCTCAAATATGTTCCCGGTATGGCATTTAGGACTGACAATGAACCTTTCAAG GCTGCAATGCAAAAATTCACTGAGAAGATTGTGGGGATGATGAAAGAAGAAAAATTGTTTGAGACCCAAGGAGGACCCATCATTCTGTCACAG ATAGAGAATGAGTATGGACCAATAGAGTGGGAGATAGGAGCACCAGGAAAGGCATACACAAAATGGGCAGCTCAAATGGCAGAAGGACTCTCCACAGGTGTCCCATGGATTATGTGCAAGCAAGATGATGCTCCTGACTCCATT ATAAATACATGCAATGGGTATTATTGTGAGAATTTCAAACCAAATTCAGACAACAAGCCGAAGATGTGGACAGAAAACTGGACTGGTTG GTTCTCGGAGTTTGGAGGTGCGGTACCATACAGACCAGCCGAAGACATTGCCTTCTCTGTGGCTCGCTTCATACAGAACGGTGGCTCCTTCATCAATTACTATATG TACCACGGAGGAACGAACTTCGACAGAACAGCCGGTGAGTTCATGGCTACTAGCTATGACTACGACGCTCCGCTCGATGAATACG GGTTACCGAGAGAACCTAAGTATAGTCACTTGACGAAGTTACATAAGGTCATCAAGCTCTGTGAGCCAGCATTGGTCTCTGTTGATCCTACAGTCACATCCCTCGGCGATAAACAAGAA GCTCATGTGTTCAAATCCAAGTCATCTTGCGCTGCTTTCCTCTCAAACTACAACACTAGTTCTGCTGCAAGAGTCTCCTTCGGGGGAGCTACATATGATCTACCTCCTTGGTCTGTCAGTATTCTGCCTAACTGCAAAACCGAGTATTACAACACTGCAAAG GTCCGTACACCAAGCATACAGATGAAGATGGTTCCCACAAACACACAATTATCTTGGGGATCATACAGCGAAGAGATTCCTTCTCCAAATTATAATGGTACATTTGCCAAAGATGGACTTGTGGAACAGATAAGCATCACCAGAGACAAGACTGACTATTTTTGGTATCTGACAGA CATTACAATCAGTGCTGATGAGAAGTTCTTGAAGACTGGTGAAGACCCTCTTCTTACTATTGGGTCAGCTGGGCATGCTCTTAGTGTATTCGTTAATGGCCAGTTTGTAG GAACTGCTTATGGATCACTGGAGAAACCAAAGCTAACATTTAGTCAGAAGATCAAATTAGCTGCAGGAGTCAACAAACTTGCACTGTTGAGTATAGCAGTTGGTCTCCCG AACGTTGGCTTGCATTATGAGACTAGGAATACTGGGGTTCTTGGGCCAGTCACACTGGAGGGAGTTAACTCCGGAACATGGGACATGTCTAAATGGAAATGGTCCTACAAG ATTGGTACTAAGGGTGAAGCTCTGAGCATTCATACAGTAACCGGGAGTTCCACCGTGGAATGGAAAGAAGGAACATTAGTAGCCAAGAAACAACCTTTGACCTGGTACAAG TCTACTTTTGACACACCAGCAGGCAATGAACCATTGGCATTGGACATGAACACAATGGGGAAAGGCCAAGTTTGGATAAATGGTCAGAACATCGGACGCCACTGGCCTGCATATAAAGCTCGTGGGAAATGCGACCGCTGCAGCTATGCTGGAACTTTCAACGAGAAGAAATGTTTGAGTAACTGTGGAGAAGCTTCTCAAAGATG GTACCACGTGCCTCGTTCTTGGCTAAAGCCGTCAGCGAACCTTATAGTTGTACTTGAGGAGTGGGGTGGTGACCCCAATGGGATCTCTCTTGTACGAAGAA
- the LOC106312346 gene encoding beta-galactosidase 12 isoform X1, with translation MWRNTSKDHEFGLCVKKELRLLMQFSPSHSPQIMANKRPTALHPAISSHPAFFSPVLLRLYQTTVSSSLKAMVTYDHKAVIINGQRRILLSGSIHYPRSTPEMWPDLIQKAKDGGLDVIQTYVFWNGHEPSPGQYYFEDRYDLVKFVKLVQQAGLYVHLRIGPYVCAEWNFGGFPVWLKYVPGMAFRTDNEPFKAAMQKFTEKIVGMMKEEKLFETQGGPIILSQIENEYGPIEWEIGAPGKAYTKWAAQMAEGLSTGVPWIMCKQDDAPDSIINTCNGYYCENFKPNSDNKPKMWTENWTGWFSEFGGAVPYRPAEDIAFSVARFIQNGGSFINYYMYHGGTNFDRTAGEFMATSYDYDAPLDEYGLPREPKYSHLTKLHKVIKLCEPALVSVDPTVTSLGDKQEAHVFKSKSSCAAFLSNYNTSSAARVSFGGATYDLPPWSVSILPNCKTEYYNTAKVQVRTPSIQMKMVPTNTQLSWGSYSEEIPSPNYNGTFAKDGLVEQISITRDKTDYFWYLTDITISADEKFLKTGEDPLLTIGSAGHALSVFVNGQFVGTAYGSLEKPKLTFSQKIKLAAGVNKLALLSIAVGLPNVGLHYETRNTGVLGPVTLEGVNSGTWDMSKWKWSYKIGTKGEALSIHTVTGSSTVEWKEGTLVAKKQPLTWYKSTFDTPAGNEPLALDMNTMGKGQVWINGQNIGRHWPAYKARGKCDRCSYAGTFNEKKCLSNCGEASQRWYHVPRSWLKPSANLIVVLEEWGGDPNGISLVRRTSKKIASESIFSG, from the exons ATGTGGCGTAATACATCAAAGGATCATGAGTTTGGACTCTGTGTGAAGAAGGAACTTCGTCTTTTGATGCAGTTCTCTCCCAGTCATAGTCCACAAATTATG GCAAATAAGAGACCGACTGCTCTTCATCCAGCCATCTCCTCGCATCCAGCCTTCTTTTCTCCAGTTCTTCTTCGCTTGTACCAGACCACCGTGAGCTCTTCTC TTAAAGCAATGGTCACTTACGATCATAAAGCCGTGATCATCAATGGTCAGAGAAGGATCCTTCTATCTGGCTCCATTCACTACCCAAGAAGCACACCTGAG ATGTGGCCTGATCTTATACAGAAGGCCAAAGATGGAGGCTTGGATGTGATACAGACTTACGTTTTCTGGAATGGGCATGAACCTTCTCCTGGACAA TACTATTTTGAGGACAGATATGATCTGGTTAAGTTCGTTAAGCTGGTACAACAAGCTGGTCTGTATGTTCATCTCAGAATTGGTCCTTACGTTTGTGCCGAATGGAACTTTGG AGGGTTTCCTGTTTGGCTCAAATATGTTCCCGGTATGGCATTTAGGACTGACAATGAACCTTTCAAG GCTGCAATGCAAAAATTCACTGAGAAGATTGTGGGGATGATGAAAGAAGAAAAATTGTTTGAGACCCAAGGAGGACCCATCATTCTGTCACAG ATAGAGAATGAGTATGGACCAATAGAGTGGGAGATAGGAGCACCAGGAAAGGCATACACAAAATGGGCAGCTCAAATGGCAGAAGGACTCTCCACAGGTGTCCCATGGATTATGTGCAAGCAAGATGATGCTCCTGACTCCATT ATAAATACATGCAATGGGTATTATTGTGAGAATTTCAAACCAAATTCAGACAACAAGCCGAAGATGTGGACAGAAAACTGGACTGGTTG GTTCTCGGAGTTTGGAGGTGCGGTACCATACAGACCAGCCGAAGACATTGCCTTCTCTGTGGCTCGCTTCATACAGAACGGTGGCTCCTTCATCAATTACTATATG TACCACGGAGGAACGAACTTCGACAGAACAGCCGGTGAGTTCATGGCTACTAGCTATGACTACGACGCTCCGCTCGATGAATACG GGTTACCGAGAGAACCTAAGTATAGTCACTTGACGAAGTTACATAAGGTCATCAAGCTCTGTGAGCCAGCATTGGTCTCTGTTGATCCTACAGTCACATCCCTCGGCGATAAACAAGAA GCTCATGTGTTCAAATCCAAGTCATCTTGCGCTGCTTTCCTCTCAAACTACAACACTAGTTCTGCTGCAAGAGTCTCCTTCGGGGGAGCTACATATGATCTACCTCCTTGGTCTGTCAGTATTCTGCCTAACTGCAAAACCGAGTATTACAACACTGCAAAG GTACAGGTCCGTACACCAAGCATACAGATGAAGATGGTTCCCACAAACACACAATTATCTTGGGGATCATACAGCGAAGAGATTCCTTCTCCAAATTATAATGGTACATTTGCCAAAGATGGACTTGTGGAACAGATAAGCATCACCAGAGACAAGACTGACTATTTTTGGTATCTGACAGA CATTACAATCAGTGCTGATGAGAAGTTCTTGAAGACTGGTGAAGACCCTCTTCTTACTATTGGGTCAGCTGGGCATGCTCTTAGTGTATTCGTTAATGGCCAGTTTGTAG GAACTGCTTATGGATCACTGGAGAAACCAAAGCTAACATTTAGTCAGAAGATCAAATTAGCTGCAGGAGTCAACAAACTTGCACTGTTGAGTATAGCAGTTGGTCTCCCG AACGTTGGCTTGCATTATGAGACTAGGAATACTGGGGTTCTTGGGCCAGTCACACTGGAGGGAGTTAACTCCGGAACATGGGACATGTCTAAATGGAAATGGTCCTACAAG ATTGGTACTAAGGGTGAAGCTCTGAGCATTCATACAGTAACCGGGAGTTCCACCGTGGAATGGAAAGAAGGAACATTAGTAGCCAAGAAACAACCTTTGACCTGGTACAAG TCTACTTTTGACACACCAGCAGGCAATGAACCATTGGCATTGGACATGAACACAATGGGGAAAGGCCAAGTTTGGATAAATGGTCAGAACATCGGACGCCACTGGCCTGCATATAAAGCTCGTGGGAAATGCGACCGCTGCAGCTATGCTGGAACTTTCAACGAGAAGAAATGTTTGAGTAACTGTGGAGAAGCTTCTCAAAGATG GTACCACGTGCCTCGTTCTTGGCTAAAGCCGTCAGCGAACCTTATAGTTGTACTTGAGGAGTGGGGTGGTGACCCCAATGGGATCTCTCTTGTACGAAGAA
- the LOC106312346 gene encoding beta-galactosidase 12 isoform X4 has translation MVTYDHKAVIINGQRRILLSGSIHYPRSTPEMWPDLIQKAKDGGLDVIQTYVFWNGHEPSPGQYYFEDRYDLVKFVKLVQQAGLYVHLRIGPYVCAEWNFGGFPVWLKYVPGMAFRTDNEPFKAAMQKFTEKIVGMMKEEKLFETQGGPIILSQIENEYGPIEWEIGAPGKAYTKWAAQMAEGLSTGVPWIMCKQDDAPDSIINTCNGYYCENFKPNSDNKPKMWTENWTGWFSEFGGAVPYRPAEDIAFSVARFIQNGGSFINYYMYHGGTNFDRTAGEFMATSYDYDAPLDEYGLPREPKYSHLTKLHKVIKLCEPALVSVDPTVTSLGDKQEAHVFKSKSSCAAFLSNYNTSSAARVSFGGATYDLPPWSVSILPNCKTEYYNTAKVQVRTPSIQMKMVPTNTQLSWGSYSEEIPSPNYNGTFAKDGLVEQISITRDKTDYFWYLTDITISADEKFLKTGEDPLLTIGSAGHALSVFVNGQFVGTAYGSLEKPKLTFSQKIKLAAGVNKLALLSIAVGLPNVGLHYETRNTGVLGPVTLEGVNSGTWDMSKWKWSYKIGTKGEALSIHTVTGSSTVEWKEGTLVAKKQPLTWYKSTFDTPAGNEPLALDMNTMGKGQVWINGQNIGRHWPAYKARGKCDRCSYAGTFNEKKCLSNCGEASQRWYHVPRSWLKPSANLIVVLEEWGGDPNGISLVRRTSKKIASESIFSG, from the exons ATGGTCACTTACGATCATAAAGCCGTGATCATCAATGGTCAGAGAAGGATCCTTCTATCTGGCTCCATTCACTACCCAAGAAGCACACCTGAG ATGTGGCCTGATCTTATACAGAAGGCCAAAGATGGAGGCTTGGATGTGATACAGACTTACGTTTTCTGGAATGGGCATGAACCTTCTCCTGGACAA TACTATTTTGAGGACAGATATGATCTGGTTAAGTTCGTTAAGCTGGTACAACAAGCTGGTCTGTATGTTCATCTCAGAATTGGTCCTTACGTTTGTGCCGAATGGAACTTTGG AGGGTTTCCTGTTTGGCTCAAATATGTTCCCGGTATGGCATTTAGGACTGACAATGAACCTTTCAAG GCTGCAATGCAAAAATTCACTGAGAAGATTGTGGGGATGATGAAAGAAGAAAAATTGTTTGAGACCCAAGGAGGACCCATCATTCTGTCACAG ATAGAGAATGAGTATGGACCAATAGAGTGGGAGATAGGAGCACCAGGAAAGGCATACACAAAATGGGCAGCTCAAATGGCAGAAGGACTCTCCACAGGTGTCCCATGGATTATGTGCAAGCAAGATGATGCTCCTGACTCCATT ATAAATACATGCAATGGGTATTATTGTGAGAATTTCAAACCAAATTCAGACAACAAGCCGAAGATGTGGACAGAAAACTGGACTGGTTG GTTCTCGGAGTTTGGAGGTGCGGTACCATACAGACCAGCCGAAGACATTGCCTTCTCTGTGGCTCGCTTCATACAGAACGGTGGCTCCTTCATCAATTACTATATG TACCACGGAGGAACGAACTTCGACAGAACAGCCGGTGAGTTCATGGCTACTAGCTATGACTACGACGCTCCGCTCGATGAATACG GGTTACCGAGAGAACCTAAGTATAGTCACTTGACGAAGTTACATAAGGTCATCAAGCTCTGTGAGCCAGCATTGGTCTCTGTTGATCCTACAGTCACATCCCTCGGCGATAAACAAGAA GCTCATGTGTTCAAATCCAAGTCATCTTGCGCTGCTTTCCTCTCAAACTACAACACTAGTTCTGCTGCAAGAGTCTCCTTCGGGGGAGCTACATATGATCTACCTCCTTGGTCTGTCAGTATTCTGCCTAACTGCAAAACCGAGTATTACAACACTGCAAAG GTACAGGTCCGTACACCAAGCATACAGATGAAGATGGTTCCCACAAACACACAATTATCTTGGGGATCATACAGCGAAGAGATTCCTTCTCCAAATTATAATGGTACATTTGCCAAAGATGGACTTGTGGAACAGATAAGCATCACCAGAGACAAGACTGACTATTTTTGGTATCTGACAGA CATTACAATCAGTGCTGATGAGAAGTTCTTGAAGACTGGTGAAGACCCTCTTCTTACTATTGGGTCAGCTGGGCATGCTCTTAGTGTATTCGTTAATGGCCAGTTTGTAG GAACTGCTTATGGATCACTGGAGAAACCAAAGCTAACATTTAGTCAGAAGATCAAATTAGCTGCAGGAGTCAACAAACTTGCACTGTTGAGTATAGCAGTTGGTCTCCCG AACGTTGGCTTGCATTATGAGACTAGGAATACTGGGGTTCTTGGGCCAGTCACACTGGAGGGAGTTAACTCCGGAACATGGGACATGTCTAAATGGAAATGGTCCTACAAG ATTGGTACTAAGGGTGAAGCTCTGAGCATTCATACAGTAACCGGGAGTTCCACCGTGGAATGGAAAGAAGGAACATTAGTAGCCAAGAAACAACCTTTGACCTGGTACAAG TCTACTTTTGACACACCAGCAGGCAATGAACCATTGGCATTGGACATGAACACAATGGGGAAAGGCCAAGTTTGGATAAATGGTCAGAACATCGGACGCCACTGGCCTGCATATAAAGCTCGTGGGAAATGCGACCGCTGCAGCTATGCTGGAACTTTCAACGAGAAGAAATGTTTGAGTAACTGTGGAGAAGCTTCTCAAAGATG GTACCACGTGCCTCGTTCTTGGCTAAAGCCGTCAGCGAACCTTATAGTTGTACTTGAGGAGTGGGGTGGTGACCCCAATGGGATCTCTCTTGTACGAAGAA
- the LOC106312346 gene encoding beta-galactosidase 12 isoform X3 — MGLNFGNKAWVFLGIICCSLLICSVKAMVTYDHKAVIINGQRRILLSGSIHYPRSTPEMWPDLIQKAKDGGLDVIQTYVFWNGHEPSPGQYYFEDRYDLVKFVKLVQQAGLYVHLRIGPYVCAEWNFGGFPVWLKYVPGMAFRTDNEPFKAAMQKFTEKIVGMMKEEKLFETQGGPIILSQIENEYGPIEWEIGAPGKAYTKWAAQMAEGLSTGVPWIMCKQDDAPDSIINTCNGYYCENFKPNSDNKPKMWTENWTGWFSEFGGAVPYRPAEDIAFSVARFIQNGGSFINYYMYHGGTNFDRTAGEFMATSYDYDAPLDEYGLPREPKYSHLTKLHKVIKLCEPALVSVDPTVTSLGDKQEAHVFKSKSSCAAFLSNYNTSSAARVSFGGATYDLPPWSVSILPNCKTEYYNTAKVRTPSIQMKMVPTNTQLSWGSYSEEIPSPNYNGTFAKDGLVEQISITRDKTDYFWYLTDITISADEKFLKTGEDPLLTIGSAGHALSVFVNGQFVGTAYGSLEKPKLTFSQKIKLAAGVNKLALLSIAVGLPNVGLHYETRNTGVLGPVTLEGVNSGTWDMSKWKWSYKIGTKGEALSIHTVTGSSTVEWKEGTLVAKKQPLTWYKSTFDTPAGNEPLALDMNTMGKGQVWINGQNIGRHWPAYKARGKCDRCSYAGTFNEKKCLSNCGEASQRWYHVPRSWLKPSANLIVVLEEWGGDPNGISLVRRTSKKIASESIFSG, encoded by the exons ATGGGGTTGAATTTTGGGAATAAGGCTTGGGTTTTTCTGGGTATTATTTGTTGTTCATTGTTGATTTGTTCAGTTAAAGCAATGGTCACTTACGATCATAAAGCCGTGATCATCAATGGTCAGAGAAGGATCCTTCTATCTGGCTCCATTCACTACCCAAGAAGCACACCTGAG ATGTGGCCTGATCTTATACAGAAGGCCAAAGATGGAGGCTTGGATGTGATACAGACTTACGTTTTCTGGAATGGGCATGAACCTTCTCCTGGACAA TACTATTTTGAGGACAGATATGATCTGGTTAAGTTCGTTAAGCTGGTACAACAAGCTGGTCTGTATGTTCATCTCAGAATTGGTCCTTACGTTTGTGCCGAATGGAACTTTGG AGGGTTTCCTGTTTGGCTCAAATATGTTCCCGGTATGGCATTTAGGACTGACAATGAACCTTTCAAG GCTGCAATGCAAAAATTCACTGAGAAGATTGTGGGGATGATGAAAGAAGAAAAATTGTTTGAGACCCAAGGAGGACCCATCATTCTGTCACAG ATAGAGAATGAGTATGGACCAATAGAGTGGGAGATAGGAGCACCAGGAAAGGCATACACAAAATGGGCAGCTCAAATGGCAGAAGGACTCTCCACAGGTGTCCCATGGATTATGTGCAAGCAAGATGATGCTCCTGACTCCATT ATAAATACATGCAATGGGTATTATTGTGAGAATTTCAAACCAAATTCAGACAACAAGCCGAAGATGTGGACAGAAAACTGGACTGGTTG GTTCTCGGAGTTTGGAGGTGCGGTACCATACAGACCAGCCGAAGACATTGCCTTCTCTGTGGCTCGCTTCATACAGAACGGTGGCTCCTTCATCAATTACTATATG TACCACGGAGGAACGAACTTCGACAGAACAGCCGGTGAGTTCATGGCTACTAGCTATGACTACGACGCTCCGCTCGATGAATACG GGTTACCGAGAGAACCTAAGTATAGTCACTTGACGAAGTTACATAAGGTCATCAAGCTCTGTGAGCCAGCATTGGTCTCTGTTGATCCTACAGTCACATCCCTCGGCGATAAACAAGAA GCTCATGTGTTCAAATCCAAGTCATCTTGCGCTGCTTTCCTCTCAAACTACAACACTAGTTCTGCTGCAAGAGTCTCCTTCGGGGGAGCTACATATGATCTACCTCCTTGGTCTGTCAGTATTCTGCCTAACTGCAAAACCGAGTATTACAACACTGCAAAG GTCCGTACACCAAGCATACAGATGAAGATGGTTCCCACAAACACACAATTATCTTGGGGATCATACAGCGAAGAGATTCCTTCTCCAAATTATAATGGTACATTTGCCAAAGATGGACTTGTGGAACAGATAAGCATCACCAGAGACAAGACTGACTATTTTTGGTATCTGACAGA CATTACAATCAGTGCTGATGAGAAGTTCTTGAAGACTGGTGAAGACCCTCTTCTTACTATTGGGTCAGCTGGGCATGCTCTTAGTGTATTCGTTAATGGCCAGTTTGTAG GAACTGCTTATGGATCACTGGAGAAACCAAAGCTAACATTTAGTCAGAAGATCAAATTAGCTGCAGGAGTCAACAAACTTGCACTGTTGAGTATAGCAGTTGGTCTCCCG AACGTTGGCTTGCATTATGAGACTAGGAATACTGGGGTTCTTGGGCCAGTCACACTGGAGGGAGTTAACTCCGGAACATGGGACATGTCTAAATGGAAATGGTCCTACAAG ATTGGTACTAAGGGTGAAGCTCTGAGCATTCATACAGTAACCGGGAGTTCCACCGTGGAATGGAAAGAAGGAACATTAGTAGCCAAGAAACAACCTTTGACCTGGTACAAG TCTACTTTTGACACACCAGCAGGCAATGAACCATTGGCATTGGACATGAACACAATGGGGAAAGGCCAAGTTTGGATAAATGGTCAGAACATCGGACGCCACTGGCCTGCATATAAAGCTCGTGGGAAATGCGACCGCTGCAGCTATGCTGGAACTTTCAACGAGAAGAAATGTTTGAGTAACTGTGGAGAAGCTTCTCAAAGATG GTACCACGTGCCTCGTTCTTGGCTAAAGCCGTCAGCGAACCTTATAGTTGTACTTGAGGAGTGGGGTGGTGACCCCAATGGGATCTCTCTTGTACGAAGAA